The Caballeronia sp. SL2Y3 genomic sequence CGGAGCGCAGCTTCTACTTTCGCGGCCCCGACGACAAGCTGAACCTGCGCGCGCACAATCTCGTGCTCTTTCTCGAACTCGCCGAAGGCGTCGATGAGGACACCTGGATGTTCCATCTGCGCCAGGGCGACTATTCGACGTGGTTCCGCGACGTGATCGGCGATACGTCGCTGGCGGACGAGGCGCAAGCCGTCGAAGCCAACGATGGCCTTTCGGCGAAGGAGAGCATCGAAGCCATTCGAAAGGCCGTCGAAGAGCGTTATACGCAGCCGGAGAATCCGGTGCTGCCGAACATCCTCGCGCCGGGATCGAAGGACGGCGATGGCGCATAAATTGCTGCACTGCGTCGCGTAGCGCGTATAGCGCCTGGCATCGGATGAAGGTTCGATGTCAGGCGCAGTTTGCGTCGCATGTCCCTGAAGGTGCCCTAAGCAGAGGTGTTGAATGAATACGAACTCGCCGCCAGCGCGGTCGCCCGCCGGCCCGTCGTCGCCATCGAACACGCGATCGCCGTCGCCCGTCGTCAAATGGCTGACCGTGCTGTTTCTCGCGTTGTCGGGTCTTTATCTCGGCGGCGTCGGCATATGGCTCGTCGCCATCGGAGGCTCGCCGTATTACGTCGTCGCGGGCATTCTCATGCTCGCGGTCGCGTGGCTCATCTGGCGGCGCAATACGCTCGCGCTGATCGTGTACGCGGTGCTGCTGTTCGGCACGCTGATATGGGCGGTCGCCGAAGCGGGCTTCGACTTCTGGGCGCTCGCGCCGCGTCTGGACGTGCTCGTCATCGTCGGCATCTGGCTGCTGCTGCCCTTCACGTATCGTCTGTATATGAACCCGGTGCGCCGGGGCGGCCTCGCGCTCGGCGTGGCGCTCGTTCTAGCCGGCATCGCGCTCGTGTACGCCGCGTTCAACGATCCGCAAGAGGTCAGCGGCACGGTGAGCGCGCAGGCGTCGAATAGTTCGGCTGCGCCTGCCGCGAGCGGCGGCCGTCCGGGCGACTGGCTCGCTTACGGCAATTCGCAGCACGGCACGCGCTATTCGCCGCTTTCGCAGATCAACGACAAGAACGTCGGCAATCTGCAAGAAGCGTGGACCTTCCGCACGGGCGACATGAAAGGCCCGCACGATCCGCTCGAAATCACCGATGAGGTCACGCCGCTTGCCGTCGACGGCACGCTCTTTTTCTGCACGCCGCACCAGAACGCGATTGCGCTGGACGGCGCCACCGGCAAGGAGAAATGGCGCTTCAATCCGGAGCTGAAGCCGGACCCGAGCTTCCAGCACGTCACTTGTCGAGGCGTCTCCTACTATGAGACGCCTGCGGTCGCAGAGGCGCGTCAGACGAACAGCCTGTCGTCGCTGCCGGCGTGCGCGCGCCGCGTGATCCTTCCGGTGAACGACGGGCGTCTGTTCGAACTCGATGCCGCGACCGGCCAGCGTTGCGCGGGCTTTGCCGCCAATGGCATGCTCGACTTGCAGCATCTGCAGCCGGTGAAGACGCCGGGCATGTACGAGCCGACCTCGCCGCCGATCATCACGTCGAAGGTCATCGTCATGGCCGGATCGGTCACGGACAACTACGGCACGCGCGAGCCGTCGGGCGTGATTCGCGGCTTCGACGTGGACACGGGCAAGCTGCTCTGGGCGTTCGATCCGGGCGCACGCGACCCGAACGCGATCCCGAGCGATCAGCATAGCTACACGATGAATTCGCCGAACTCGTGGGCGCCCGCCGCCTACGATGCGCAGCTCGACATCGTGTATCTGCCGATGGGCGTCTCGACGCCGGACATCTGGGGCGGCAATCGCACGGCCGAACAGGAACGTTATGCAAGCGGCTTGCTGGCGCTGCATGCATCGACCGGCAAGCTCGCGTGGTTCTATCAGACGGTGCACCATGACCTGTGGGACATGGACTTGCCCGCGCAGCCGACCATCGCGGATATCAAGGATTCGAACGGCAACATCGTTCCCGCGATCTATGCGCCGGCAAAGACGGGCAACATCTTCGTGCTCGACCGCCGCACGGGCAAGCCGATCGTTCCCGCGCCCGAGCAGCCGGTGCCGCAGGGCGCGGCACAGGGCGATCGCCTGTCGCCGACGCAGCCGTTCTCGCAGCTCACCTACCGGCCGCAGAAGAACCTGACGGGCGCGGACATGTGGGGCGCAACGATGTACGACCAGCTCGTGTGCCGCGTGATCTTTCATCGGCTGCGCTATGAGGGGCCGTTTACGCCGCCGTCTGAGCAGGGCACGCTCGTGTTCCCGGGCAATCTGGGCATGTTCGAATGGGGCGGTCTTGCCGTCGATACGGACCGCCGCATTGCGATTGCGAATCCGATCGCGCTGCCGTTCGTTTCGAAGCTGATTCCGCGCGGGCCGAACAATCCGATGGAGCCGCCGCAGGCCGGACAGTCGGGCACCGGCGCGGAGACGGGCATTCAGCCGCAGTACGGCGTGCCGTTCGGCGTGACGCTGAACCCGTTCCTCTCGCCGCTGCGCCTGCCTT encodes the following:
- a CDS encoding glucose/quinate/shikimate family membrane-bound PQQ-dependent dehydrogenase encodes the protein MNTNSPPARSPAGPSSPSNTRSPSPVVKWLTVLFLALSGLYLGGVGIWLVAIGGSPYYVVAGILMLAVAWLIWRRNTLALIVYAVLLFGTLIWAVAEAGFDFWALAPRLDVLVIVGIWLLLPFTYRLYMNPVRRGGLALGVALVLAGIALVYAAFNDPQEVSGTVSAQASNSSAAPAASGGRPGDWLAYGNSQHGTRYSPLSQINDKNVGNLQEAWTFRTGDMKGPHDPLEITDEVTPLAVDGTLFFCTPHQNAIALDGATGKEKWRFNPELKPDPSFQHVTCRGVSYYETPAVAEARQTNSLSSLPACARRVILPVNDGRLFELDAATGQRCAGFAANGMLDLQHLQPVKTPGMYEPTSPPIITSKVIVMAGSVTDNYGTREPSGVIRGFDVDTGKLLWAFDPGARDPNAIPSDQHSYTMNSPNSWAPAAYDAQLDIVYLPMGVSTPDIWGGNRTAEQERYASGLLALHASTGKLAWFYQTVHHDLWDMDLPAQPTIADIKDSNGNIVPAIYAPAKTGNIFVLDRRTGKPIVPAPEQPVPQGAAQGDRLSPTQPFSQLTYRPQKNLTGADMWGATMYDQLVCRVIFHRLRYEGPFTPPSEQGTLVFPGNLGMFEWGGLAVDTDRRIAIANPIALPFVSKLIPRGPNNPMEPPQAGQSGTGAETGIQPQYGVPFGVTLNPFLSPLRLPCKQPAWGYVSALDLETNKVIWKKRIGTTRDASPIPLPFKMGMPMLGGPMTTAGHVFFIGATSDDYLRAFSTDTGEELWHARLPAGGQATPMTYEANGKQYVLIAAGGHGSFLTKLGDYVIAYALPEKR